One Mycobacterium sp. SMC-4 DNA window includes the following coding sequences:
- a CDS encoding fatty-acid--AMP ligase yields MATAEYSIPALVAQRSTDDPDGIAYTFVDYDVDPAGVAESLTWSELNERIQAVAQKLSQCGEPGDRAVILAPQNLDYVVAFLGAIEAGFIAVPLSAPLFGHHDERIVGALADSTPVAILTTSPIVDDIRHYAQDQPNQRAPKVIEVDLLEPFFGDPIDVASRPKTAYLQYTSGSTRAPAGVEVTHKNVIRNIAQLHPDYFAGHPAGEYPPGLRAVSWLPLYHDMGLVIGIFLGLVSGAPTTLMSPIGFMLKPARWMQQLAVDEGWVVTAAPNFAYELAARRTKDEDLEGRHLRNLRVMINGAERVHGATLRRFHERFDAYGLPATAIRSSYGLAEATIYVSSTLAERPAESVFFDLEKLSAGHAERSADGGSEQVSCGPPRSTTVRIVDPETCVEKPAGQVGEVWLHGDHVTAGYWRNPEQTARVFRGKIVEPTAGTPAEPWLRTGDLGMMFEDELYIVGRIKDLLIVDGRNHYPDDIEATVREVTGGRVAAISLPEDATERLVVVAELKKPEEYDQAALEAMQQRVTAAVSEGHSVRVSDLVLVGRGSLPLTTSGKVRRAACLERYRLGEFSRLGADR; encoded by the coding sequence ATGGCGACTGCTGAATACTCGATTCCTGCGCTGGTCGCCCAGCGCAGTACAGACGACCCGGATGGGATCGCCTACACGTTCGTCGACTACGACGTCGACCCGGCCGGTGTCGCGGAAAGCCTCACCTGGTCCGAACTCAACGAGCGCATCCAGGCTGTGGCGCAGAAGCTCAGTCAGTGCGGCGAACCCGGTGACCGCGCGGTGATTCTGGCTCCGCAGAACCTCGACTACGTCGTGGCGTTCCTCGGCGCGATCGAGGCCGGCTTCATCGCGGTGCCGCTGTCGGCCCCGCTGTTCGGCCACCACGACGAGCGCATCGTGGGCGCGCTGGCCGACTCCACCCCGGTGGCGATCTTGACCACCTCGCCGATCGTCGACGACATCCGCCACTACGCGCAGGATCAGCCGAATCAGCGCGCGCCCAAGGTGATCGAGGTCGACCTGCTCGAGCCGTTCTTCGGGGACCCGATCGACGTGGCATCGCGGCCGAAGACGGCGTACCTGCAGTACACGTCGGGCTCGACGCGCGCTCCCGCCGGGGTCGAGGTCACCCACAAGAACGTCATTCGCAACATCGCCCAGCTGCATCCCGACTACTTCGCCGGCCATCCGGCGGGGGAGTATCCGCCGGGCCTGCGCGCGGTGTCCTGGTTGCCGCTCTACCACGATATGGGCCTGGTGATCGGCATCTTCCTCGGTCTGGTCAGCGGCGCTCCGACCACGCTGATGAGCCCCATCGGCTTCATGCTCAAGCCGGCCCGCTGGATGCAGCAGCTCGCCGTCGACGAGGGCTGGGTGGTCACCGCGGCACCGAACTTCGCCTACGAGCTCGCGGCGCGACGCACCAAGGACGAGGACCTCGAGGGGCGGCATCTGCGCAATCTGCGCGTGATGATCAACGGGGCCGAGCGGGTGCACGGTGCGACCCTGCGCCGGTTCCACGAACGCTTCGACGCCTACGGCCTGCCCGCCACCGCCATCCGGTCCTCCTACGGGCTGGCCGAGGCCACCATCTACGTGTCCTCCACGTTGGCCGAACGTCCGGCCGAATCGGTGTTCTTCGATTTGGAGAAGTTGTCGGCCGGCCATGCCGAACGCAGCGCCGACGGCGGGTCCGAGCAGGTCAGCTGTGGGCCGCCGCGGTCGACGACGGTGCGCATCGTCGATCCGGAGACGTGTGTGGAAAAGCCCGCCGGCCAGGTCGGCGAGGTGTGGCTGCACGGTGATCACGTCACCGCCGGTTACTGGCGCAATCCAGAACAGACCGCGCGGGTGTTCCGCGGCAAGATCGTCGAGCCGACCGCCGGTACCCCGGCCGAGCCGTGGCTGCGCACCGGCGACCTGGGCATGATGTTCGAAGACGAGCTCTACATCGTGGGGCGGATCAAGGATTTGTTGATCGTCGACGGGCGTAACCATTACCCCGACGACATCGAGGCCACTGTGCGCGAGGTGACCGGTGGTCGAGTCGCGGCCATTTCGCTGCCCGAGGACGCGACCGAGCGGCTGGTGGTCGTCGCCGAGCTGAAGAAGCCCGAAGAGTACGACCAGGCTGCATTGGAGGCGATGCAGCAACGGGTGACCGCTGCCGTCTCGGAAGGCCACAGCGTCCGCGTCTCCGACCTGGTGCTGGTCGGGCGGGGTTCACTGCCGCTGACCACCAGCGGCAAGGTGCGGCGCGCGGCCTGTCTCGAGCGATACCGGCTGGGCGAGTTCAGCCGGCTGGGTGCCGATAGATGA
- a CDS encoding type I polyketide synthase encodes MTAPLDEAAIRRWLVDYLVTNMGCNPDQIDAGASMHDLGVGSRDAVVLTGELSELVGSTVSPVDFWQYPTVDALAKFLSGGEVEPVDVVAPAPNPGGFNEPIAVIGLGCRFPGDGADLQGPDQYWEFLLDGGSSVTEVPAQRWAPFDDGTAESEAVLDTVTRWGSYLSDVDQFDAEFFEIMPREAARMDPQQRLLLEVMQEALEHAGIPADSLAESPTGVFTGASVTDYGCMGALDLPGVDAWYGTGSALSIIANRVSYFFDLRGPSVTVDTACSSSLVAIHLACQSLRSGDSNLALAGGVNLVLAPAVTRSFDQAEALSKSGRCHAFDARADGFVRGEGAGVAVLKRLSDAVRDGDRVLAVIRGSAVNQDGRSNGLMAPNPAAQMAVLRSAYAAAGVEPREVDYVEAHGTGTLLGDPIEARALGTVLGRGRGADAPLLIGSVKSNLGHLEAAAGIAGFAKAVLALTHQQIPANLGYESRNPHIPFDKLRLKVVDAHTDWAPQGRPRRAGVSSFGFGGTNAHIVLEQAPAMAPAPAPADPVISTLVISGKNPARIASTAAMLADWMSDQGAEVALADIAHTLNHHRTHHPKFATVAARDRDQAITGLRALAAGHSAPGVVPAPPTGRRNGTVFVYSGQGSQWAGMARQLLTDEPAFAEAINHIEPTFTEHVGYSLRQIIADGSAVRGDAEVQPVLMGLQLALTELWRSYGVHPDAVIGHSMGEVTAAVVSGALSLADGLTVIATRSRLMSRLAGQGAVALINVDAQTCAQLIAGHPSVEEAGYLSPRQTVVAGLPGEIESLIAEVTAQNRFARKVNMEVASHTALMDPVLDELRAALADIDPRLPTIPFLSTVTGPESTPALDADYWVANVRRPVRLHDAVSAAAVEHGTFIEVSPHPTMGQPISDTLADVEHRSIGTLARDSDDTLTFRTNLNATHTRRPPPTDPRPGPPVPLPTTPWQHGRHWLDVRPVRHSAARRFRAEAGADSGLPPEWFCELTWPEQPLSDNAPDAAASAARWVVVGDAALGAEFTRVLGASVTVLADAGDADALRTAMAGATHVLYAPGTTAPDDLGYGLFAAARSIVAGAAVADEVPAVYFLTRNAQPVQPGDRANPPHALLWGLGRTLALEHPQLWGGVVDLDESVPVELAVAALLNEARRGGDEDQIVYRAGHRHVARLQPGRPLRTDGTLDPDGSYLVVGATGRIGPALIEQLAAMGARTVVAVSRNPGSRLDELTERLSASGTTLVTVAADASEEASLGAVFERFGADLPTLRGIYVAAFGGGPVTLADMTDADVAAMFRPKIDAVAVLHKLSVRHPVRQFVMFTSISGILGSRWLGHYAATTTYLDTFAYLRRAAGLPASAVNWGLWESLADEQTGVEQQTTVESGLEPMADGVAITALAALTGPDAPVRTTIVAADWPRLATAYRTRAALHIVDDLLPAVADGTAAGSADTEFRRELRAADPQRRFDLLTAHVTLQVAAAMGLASPQLLDPSVGFFQFGMDSLMSVTLQRSLSESLGQVLPASVVFDYPTVEALTDYLATVIPEILEAADSAEAAAGDGVGGGVGNGVAGVTEDVYDDLAEDELLQKLSERLS; translated from the coding sequence ATGACCGCACCTCTCGACGAGGCTGCTATCCGACGTTGGCTGGTCGACTATCTGGTCACCAACATGGGCTGCAACCCTGACCAGATCGATGCCGGGGCTTCCATGCACGATCTCGGGGTCGGCTCCCGTGATGCGGTGGTGTTGACCGGTGAGCTCTCCGAACTGGTCGGCAGCACGGTGTCACCGGTGGATTTTTGGCAGTACCCGACCGTCGACGCGCTGGCCAAGTTTCTCAGCGGCGGCGAGGTGGAACCTGTGGACGTTGTCGCACCCGCGCCAAACCCCGGCGGCTTCAACGAGCCGATCGCGGTGATCGGGCTGGGCTGCCGTTTCCCCGGCGACGGTGCTGACCTGCAAGGCCCCGACCAGTACTGGGAGTTCCTGCTCGACGGAGGGTCCTCGGTGACCGAGGTGCCGGCGCAGCGGTGGGCCCCCTTCGACGACGGCACCGCCGAATCGGAGGCCGTCCTCGACACCGTGACGCGCTGGGGTTCCTATCTGAGTGATGTCGACCAGTTCGACGCCGAGTTCTTCGAGATCATGCCGCGCGAAGCCGCCCGGATGGATCCGCAGCAGCGGTTGCTGCTCGAGGTGATGCAGGAGGCCCTGGAGCACGCCGGTATCCCCGCCGACTCCCTGGCCGAATCGCCCACCGGGGTGTTCACCGGCGCATCGGTGACCGACTACGGCTGCATGGGCGCGCTGGATCTGCCGGGCGTCGACGCGTGGTACGGAACCGGCAGTGCGTTGAGCATCATTGCTAATCGGGTGTCGTATTTCTTTGATTTGCGGGGTCCGTCGGTGACGGTGGATACGGCGTGTTCGTCGTCGTTGGTGGCGATTCATTTGGCGTGTCAGAGTTTGCGGTCGGGGGATTCGAATCTGGCGTTGGCCGGTGGGGTGAACCTGGTGTTGGCTCCGGCGGTGACCCGCAGCTTCGACCAGGCCGAGGCGCTGTCGAAGTCGGGGCGTTGTCATGCGTTTGATGCGCGTGCTGATGGGTTCGTGCGGGGTGAGGGCGCGGGTGTGGCCGTGCTCAAACGCCTCTCTGATGCGGTGCGTGACGGGGATCGGGTGTTGGCGGTGATCCGGGGGTCGGCGGTCAATCAGGACGGCCGTTCCAACGGGTTGATGGCGCCGAATCCGGCGGCCCAGATGGCGGTGCTGCGCTCGGCCTATGCCGCAGCCGGGGTCGAGCCGCGCGAGGTCGATTACGTCGAGGCCCACGGCACCGGCACGTTGCTCGGTGATCCGATCGAGGCGCGCGCGTTGGGCACGGTGCTGGGCCGCGGTCGCGGTGCCGATGCCCCGTTGTTGATCGGTTCGGTCAAGTCCAATCTGGGCCATTTGGAAGCCGCTGCCGGTATCGCCGGGTTCGCCAAAGCCGTGTTGGCGCTGACCCATCAGCAGATCCCGGCCAACCTGGGCTATGAGAGCCGCAACCCGCACATCCCGTTCGACAAGCTGCGTCTCAAAGTGGTCGACGCCCACACCGACTGGGCCCCCCAAGGCCGGCCGCGCCGGGCCGGGGTGTCCTCGTTCGGGTTCGGTGGCACCAACGCCCACATCGTGCTCGAACAGGCCCCCGCGATGGCCCCGGCCCCCGCCCCGGCCGACCCGGTGATCTCCACCTTGGTGATCTCAGGCAAGAACCCGGCCCGTATCGCCTCGACGGCGGCCATGCTCGCCGACTGGATGAGCGATCAGGGCGCCGAGGTCGCGTTGGCCGATATCGCCCACACCCTCAACCACCACCGCACCCATCACCCCAAGTTCGCCACCGTGGCCGCCCGCGACCGTGACCAGGCCATCACCGGTCTGCGCGCGCTGGCCGCCGGTCACAGCGCCCCCGGGGTGGTGCCCGCACCCCCCACCGGGCGCCGTAACGGCACCGTGTTCGTCTACTCCGGTCAAGGCTCCCAATGGGCCGGCATGGCCCGCCAACTACTCACCGACGAACCCGCCTTCGCCGAAGCCATCAACCACATCGAACCCACCTTCACCGAACACGTCGGCTATTCGCTGCGCCAGATCATCGCCGACGGGTCAGCGGTGCGGGGCGACGCCGAGGTGCAGCCCGTGTTGATGGGTCTGCAGCTGGCGCTGACCGAGCTGTGGCGCTCCTACGGCGTGCACCCGGACGCGGTCATCGGCCACTCCATGGGCGAAGTCACCGCCGCAGTGGTCTCGGGCGCACTGAGCCTGGCAGACGGCCTCACAGTCATCGCCACCCGCTCCCGACTGATGTCCCGCCTGGCCGGCCAAGGCGCGGTGGCGCTGATCAACGTCGATGCGCAGACCTGCGCACAGCTGATTGCCGGCCACCCCAGCGTCGAAGAGGCCGGTTACCTGTCGCCCCGCCAGACCGTGGTCGCCGGGTTGCCCGGCGAGATCGAATCGTTGATCGCCGAGGTGACCGCGCAGAACCGGTTTGCCCGCAAGGTCAACATGGAGGTCGCCTCGCACACCGCCCTGATGGATCCGGTGCTCGACGAGCTGCGCGCCGCACTGGCCGACATTGATCCGCGGCTGCCGACCATCCCGTTCCTGTCCACCGTCACCGGTCCCGAATCGACGCCTGCGCTGGACGCCGACTACTGGGTGGCCAACGTCCGTCGTCCGGTGCGCCTACACGATGCGGTCTCCGCTGCAGCCGTCGAGCACGGCACCTTCATCGAGGTCAGCCCCCATCCGACGATGGGTCAGCCGATCAGCGACACGCTGGCCGACGTCGAGCACCGCAGTATCGGCACGCTGGCACGCGACAGCGACGACACGCTGACCTTCCGCACCAACCTCAACGCCACCCACACCAGGCGGCCACCGCCCACCGATCCCCGTCCGGGACCCCCTGTGCCGCTGCCGACCACGCCGTGGCAGCACGGCCGGCACTGGCTGGACGTGAGGCCGGTACGGCACTCGGCGGCGCGGCGCTTCCGTGCCGAAGCCGGCGCGGACAGCGGGCTGCCGCCGGAGTGGTTCTGTGAGCTGACCTGGCCGGAGCAGCCGCTGTCCGACAATGCCCCCGATGCCGCAGCCTCTGCGGCACGCTGGGTCGTCGTCGGCGACGCCGCGCTGGGCGCGGAGTTCACCCGGGTGCTCGGCGCCTCGGTGACCGTCCTGGCCGACGCCGGCGACGCCGACGCGTTGCGGACGGCGATGGCCGGCGCAACCCATGTGCTCTACGCACCTGGGACGACGGCACCGGACGACCTCGGCTACGGCCTGTTCGCCGCGGCCCGCTCGATCGTGGCCGGCGCAGCGGTCGCCGACGAGGTGCCCGCGGTGTATTTCCTGACCCGCAACGCGCAGCCGGTGCAGCCAGGGGACCGGGCCAACCCGCCCCATGCCCTGCTGTGGGGGCTTGGCCGCACGTTGGCGCTGGAACACCCGCAACTCTGGGGCGGCGTCGTCGACCTCGACGAATCCGTTCCCGTCGAGCTGGCCGTGGCAGCGCTGCTGAACGAGGCCCGCCGCGGTGGCGACGAGGACCAGATCGTGTATCGGGCGGGACACCGACACGTGGCGCGGTTGCAACCCGGCCGACCGCTGCGCACCGACGGCACCCTGGATCCCGACGGCAGCTACCTCGTCGTGGGCGCCACCGGCCGGATCGGACCCGCACTGATCGAGCAGCTGGCAGCGATGGGCGCGCGCACCGTGGTAGCCGTGTCGCGCAACCCCGGCTCACGGCTCGACGAGCTGACCGAACGGTTGTCGGCGAGCGGAACGACGCTGGTGACCGTCGCCGCCGACGCATCCGAGGAGGCTTCGCTCGGCGCGGTGTTCGAGCGCTTCGGCGCCGACCTGCCGACGCTGCGCGGCATCTATGTCGCGGCCTTCGGCGGTGGGCCGGTGACGTTGGCGGACATGACCGACGCCGATGTGGCGGCGATGTTCCGGCCGAAGATCGACGCTGTTGCGGTGTTGCACAAGCTCTCGGTTCGTCATCCGGTGCGCCAGTTCGTGATGTTCACGTCGATCTCCGGGATCCTGGGCTCCCGCTGGCTGGGGCACTACGCCGCGACGACGACCTATCTGGACACCTTCGCCTACTTGCGCCGAGCGGCCGGGCTGCCGGCGAGCGCGGTCAACTGGGGACTGTGGGAGTCGCTGGCCGACGAGCAGACCGGAGTGGAACAGCAGACCACCGTCGAGTCCGGGCTGGAGCCGATGGCCGACGGCGTCGCGATCACCGCGTTGGCAGCGTTGACCGGACCCGACGCGCCGGTGCGAACCACCATCGTCGCCGCGGATTGGCCTCGGCTGGCCACCGCCTACCGCACCCGCGCGGCCCTGCACATCGTCGATGATCTGCTGCCCGCAGTGGCCGACGGAACGGCCGCAGGCAGCGCTGACACCGAGTTCCGCCGGGAGCTGCGCGCCGCCGATCCACAGCGTCGCTTCGATCTGCTCACCGCACATGTCACTTTGCAGGTGGCTGCGGCGATGGGGTTGGCCTCGCCGCAGTTGCTGGACCCGTCGGTGGGCTTCTTCCAGTTCGGCATGGACTCGTTGATGAGCGTCACGTTGCAGCGTTCGCTGAGCGAAAGCCTTGGTCAGGTGCTTCCGGCGTCGGTGGTCTTCGACTATCCGACCGTCGAGGCGCTGACCGATTATTTGGCGACGGTGATTCCTGAGATACTCGAAGCCGCCGACTCGGCCGAGGCCGCGGCCGGCGACGGCGTCGGGGGCGGCGTTGGAAATGGTGTTGCAGGCGTCACCGAGGATGTCTACGACGATCTGGCCGAGGACGAGTTACTGCAGAAACTTTCGGAAAGACTGAGTTGA